In Anopheles ziemanni chromosome X, idAnoZiCoDA_A2_x.2, whole genome shotgun sequence, the genomic window CTAACTTCCATGACTAATTATGTCCTTTTGGTCGAGGTAAAGTTGCTCATTAAAATTAGAGCGAGGCTGGGACGATACTGCGTGAACAGTGGTTTCCAAAATGGCTGTAATTCTCGTATTTCTCACGGCTTCACGCACCTTTCGAATGCGTAACGAGCGTGTCAAATTGCCTGCTTCTTCTTGTTAGACATTTGAGCTACCTTTCGACGTTTAAACATTTTGCTTAATTATAACGCACGTGAGTAGTGCATGATCGATTGTGCGTTAATTTGGGGTCCATCTTGAGGACAAACCCTCCCCAAACGCGCTAATGGTTCATCGCTGAACATTTGTTTCACGCGCGGAATCGGATGGGATCGTCTTGCAGCCTTCGGGGCTTCGTTAGATCAAGGTCGCGGTCGATACGCATGCCACAGACCATCTATCAATCGCTTCCTGACGTAGGGGACCCTATGCAGGGGGCTGATTCATCTAGTGGCGTCATTATGCGTAATTTGCCCGCCTTCGTCGCCTGTAATTAACCCAGTCTTGACTGCTAGTAGGAGCTGCTAACTCTCAACCTTAAAATTCTAGGTCTAAGCCATCTCAGAGGACTTCTTCTCCGCCGCCCGGGACAACTTTCACTTCTGTGCACGGTGGAGGTCTGCTTCCTGCGTGTTTGAAACCGTTGCGTCAGAGGGTGCATTCCGCTGGTGTGCCTCGGTCAGAAGTGGGCGTCCTCGACACCATGCACCGCTGTGTTTGATCTGCGAGCGATGCATAATGCAGTTGTGTTTGTTCTTGCGTGCGAGCTGCAACCGGCAGGTGATGTTTACTCGACTCTCGGGACAATCCGTTGCATCGGGGTTAGTTAACGCTGACTCGTCGACAGTGTTGCATCGGCGGCAGCGTTACGTTCTCCTGAGGAAAATGTGTCCGAAGAGTGTTCTCTTGCTGGGATTGGTGTTGTTCTGCCAGGTCCTTGGGAAACCAATTGAATCCTCCACCGAATCGTCATCCTCCAAGGACATACTAGACGCGGTGACGTCTGCTGCGTCATCGACAACTTCCTCAGAGGTACGTTTTACAGGCGATTTCCCAAAAGAGATCCTCAGCATAGGTTTTATTTCGTAGAATGCACTCAGCAATGAAGTCCTCCCCACCAAAGCGCTCGTCAGTGCGACATTGCGTGTTCCGAAGGACCCACTTGgaactaccaccaccaccactgacAGTATACCCATCTTCAGCCGCACCAGAGTTGAACTTGCCGTGCCCAACGAACTGATCCCGTTCACTATGAAACTGACGGATAGGTTTTTTCGCCTGATCGGCAACTTAGTCCGGGTAAATGAGATTCCCTTCAGGAcctgaaacacacacacacctcacTGACATCCACACCCCTCCAGGGAACCTCGGTGCGCATCGCGCAGGTGGTCCGTTTCTTTCAGCCGGTGTTCGGATACCATCTGATGATCGACATTCCGAAGGAGCTGGACGTCTGAAGACGCCGAACCAGGAGCTTGTAGTGATAAgagtaataatttatttacgcACAACTCGTATAGCCTAGCCCTAGAGTGTAAAATAACTTATTGTGCCTCCTCGTGCTCTCCGTCCCGCTCACCCTCCCGCTATGGCCTATCTTATCTCCGGAAAAAACCGGCTCGGCTCAGCTGTCTCCTCCCGGCGGACTCGGTGTCGGTATTTGAATGTACAAATGGCGACCAGCGATCGGCTGGAAAAGCTGCATGAACCTCGCTGTCCGGATGGCCGTGTTCTGGATGGAAAGtatacaaacagaataaattaaataaaatactcaAATGGTTTGGAACATTGAAAATGTAAGTcattagaaaaacaaacaaaccaaggaAGGAGAAACGAAGAAGAAACTCTAAATTTATAAAGTTGCAGACATACATAAGTTGATTCAATGTACAAACATTTATGCAATATGTTACTAGaaacatatacatttgaaAAGGACTAGTAATCATCTGTGATCGGAGAAAACTACATACGTCAGATAATTtgatgaagtaaattttactGTGAAGTTGCATTGAACAAGTTCTCTTCTTTGTCAGGCAGACTAAAAATATCTATGTTTGCATGTTTTAGCAATGCAATGTACCAGTTGAGAAATAATAGCTGTTGAGCGTTAGATGCTTTAGATATCAGGTTGATCATTAGCGAAACGCAAAAGAAATATTCattttgaagatgttttgaaaagaaagtTGCTAGCGTTTGTTGTTTGGTCATTGTTCAAATAGTCTTGTAACTTTcaatagtttatattttttctggTTTGTGACATGTTTTTGATAACTTgttcgttatttttttaagtgcAATTTTAAGGTGCATGTTTTGAAAGGATTAATTTTATCTGAGTTATTaacttttttgtaaataaatatatttattttaagtgAAAATATCTGGGAAAGCCTCACCGGAACGAGCTTTGATAAAATTAGGTCAAGATGTAGCATACTTTTAGGCGTTGGAAGCTTCATTAGCAAGTGCTTCGTACGAAAAggataaaagcaaaacggaaaGGATAGGTATTCAACAATAATTTGAACCTTAGAAGAAACAAGTTATTGAAAAAATGCTCCTGGCGTTATCCATCAACAAGCATCCAAGCGAAGATCGACAACTGTTGCGTCCAACACCTACCGTAATAAAATCCCCAAAGAGCTTTGCCGCCGCCAGGACGAAGTTGGTCGCATTGCCGAACAGCTTCCCGGGCAGCTGCAGCATGATCGTGCCGTCCGGGTTGAACTGCGGCACGTCGTCGTCTTCGCGCGGACTCCGATCCGCCCGGGCCTTAACCTGCGCCATCGGCCTTAcagttgtggtggtggtggtggtggatgttGTCGTGGTTGTGGTGGTCCTGCGGGGTGCCTGCGTCGTAAGCTGACCCTGCCGAGCGCTCTTCAGCTGCGCCAGCAGATCCAGGATGGCGTTCGCGGCGGCCCACTCCTCCGGCCGGAACTTACGCTTCGCTCGATACACGTCCTCCCCAATGGCATCCTAAGGATCGCGCACCGTaacaacacagaaaaaaaagcgaaagcgaGAAACAGACGAAAGGGAGAAATGTAATCTGTCACGGCAATCAACATACAATGGAAGCAGAAATACAAGTTGACCTCATTTCCTCGCTTCACTTAAGGAAGGCACACAGAGACGGATCTTCCAATGAGAGGACTGATTTGTAActtatatttttcacttttagaTATGCATAGTGAGcaatatcaaacaaattttacCTAGTTAGATTTTAGGTATACTTTGATattgctttttcatttttcattgtcCCTTTTAAATTCTTGGAagaatggtttttattttccatgtttttttttatttatttattgagttATGACAGACGTTGCCGTattgttgttgtatttttccatgttttaatCTCATCTTTTCATTTGAAGTGCCTGCAATACATGGTCAAAAGTTTGTATTTTTACTCATGTAATTGCTTTTCCTGATCGATGCTCAAATTATTCAAAGGATTTAATAATTCGAGTGCGACTCTTAAAAGTGAAAATATCACATGGTGGTTTTTTGAACTTTATAAAAACGTTccttttttaataataaaatagaattGCATTTGTCAAAACAAGTAGAACAGAAAGAAATGAGAATACgaaaagtattaaaaagaGTAGTTTCGTgtagaaaattattaattactaacttatttttttaaatccttctCTTGTTACTTCTTAAGTTTCcatttataaatattaaaaccaTATGGCACTACTGTATAATGGACAACAAGctcttataaaacaaataagtccAACTTTTGCCTACAATATAAACACATTTAGGATAATTGAAATGTTAAAACCGCTTGAACCcctgaaataaattgaaccgcCTCTGGAGGTACAACTCAAACTAGgcgaacaaacgaacaaacaggACTAAACAGGAcaagtagaaagaaaaaaaaacgaactgaGGATGTGTTTTTGCCAAATGAAAAGTGTTGAACGGATTTGGTTGTTTCCACCCAACGCGTTTGGACATCCTCTCACCCAACTTGGTTTGACA contains:
- the LOC131290676 gene encoding uncharacterized protein LOC131290676 — protein: MSRRGAVWCVVFLAIWLSVGGGDAKPIDVAAGNPLAEDSLDPVQSKDAIGEDVYRAKRKFRPEEWAAANAILDLLAQLKSARQGQLTTQAPRRTTTTTTTSTTTTTTTVRPMAQVKARADRSPREDDDVPQFNPDGTIMLQLPGKLFGNATNFVLAAAKLFGDFITNTAIRTARFMQLFQPIAGRHLYIQIPTPSPPGGDS